One part of the Arabidopsis thaliana chromosome 1 sequence genome encodes these proteins:
- a CDS encoding transcription factor jumonji (jmjC) domain-containing protein → MCLVMGKGRVKAVEKRVLDQKLRGSINVPLGPVYYPTEDEFKDPLEYIHKIKPEAEVYGICKIVPPNNWKPPFGLDLESVKFPTKTQEIHRLQFRPSSCNSKTFKLEYNRFLEEHLGKKLKKRVVFEGEELDLCKLFNAVKRFGGYEKVVKGKKWGEVYQFMSSGEKISKCAKHVLCQLYKEHLHDFENYHNRMNVDASKSCKRKINGIRRCSESRSSKRRKRNADVKNPKVENEEGVDQACEQCKSDKHGEVMLLCDSCNKGWHIYCLSPPLKHIPLGNWYCLECLNTDEETFGFVPGKCLLLEDFKRIADRAKRKWFGSGTVSRTQIEKKFWEIVEGSGGEVEVMYGNDLDTSVYGSGFPRIGDQRPESVEADIWDEYCGSPWNLNNMPKLKGSMLQAIRHNINGVTVPWLYLGMLFSSFCWHFEDHCFYSVNYLHWGEAKCWYGIPGSAASAFEKVMRKTLPDLFDAQPDLLFQLVTMLSPTVLQENKVPVYTVLQEPGNFVITFPKSFHAGFNFGLNCAEAVNFATADWLPYGGSGAELYRLYRKPSVISHEELLCVVAKGNCCNNEGSIHLKKELLRIYSKEKTWREQLWKSGILRSSPMFVPECADSVGIEEDPTCIICQQFLHLSAIVCNCRPSVFACLEHWKHLCECEPTKLRLEYRYTLAELDMMVQEVEKFGGCKTQETKISQRPSSGTKRSIALNKKQEGMQVSQARPADKWLLRASKVLDAAFSSVEYATLLKESEQFLWAGSEMDRVRDVTKSLNKAKIWAEAVSDCLSKVEGEVNDDSMKVHLEFIDELLRVNPVPCFNSGYLKLKDYAEEARKLSEKIDSALSSSPTITQLELLHSEVSRSPISLKKHEILSKKISSAKMLAKRAKRYLTDAKPPGIEMDALFKLNSEMLELHVQLPETEGILDLVKKSESARDKSNKVLTGSLSLENVEELLHEFDSFSINVPELNILRQYHVDTLSWISRFNDVMVDVREGKDQRKLISDLSSLLRDGASLGIQVEGLPLVEVELKKASCREKARTVYTARKSLDFIEQLLSEAVILHIEEEEIFVEISGILSTARCWEERASTILENETQMYELKDLVRMSVNIDAVLPTLQGIENTISSAETWLQKSEPFLSATSSMASSPCSMLELPVLKDLVTQAKLLNVQLQEPRILETLLLNCERWQCDNHQLLQETEDLLDNAKIDDGTHSNILPKIMDLITRVDSARRSGLALGLNFDELPKLRTASLKLGWCCKTITLSSSSPTSELLEDVGKPSLQHIQQHLKEGQTLEILPEEYYLGKRLMELKDTGLEWAKRARKVVTDSGALALEDVFELISEGENLPVHAEQELQSLRARSMLHCICLKPYNSRSMVSCSQCGEWYHTYCLKLHWRPKAYVCSACCPLAETTPQIDPARATEPERPSLNQRRTRMVATDAAVNDLKWKTRKHIKRTTKRSPQVHILPWFFT, encoded by the exons ATGTGTTTGGTAATGGGAAAAGGTAGAGTTAAAGCAGTGGAGAAAAGGGTTTTAGATCAGAAACTTAGAGGATCGATCAATGTTCCTTTAGGACCAGTTTATTATCCGACAGAAGATGAATTCAAAGATCCATTAGAGTATATACACAAGATCAAGCCAGAGGCAGAGGTTTATGGTATTTGCAAGATTGTTCCACCTAATAATTGGAAACCTCcttttggtttggatttggaATCTGTTAAGTTTCCTACAAAGACACAAGAGATTCATCGGTTGCAGTTTCGTCCTTCTTCGTGTAATTCAAAGACGTTTAAGTTGGAGTACAATAGGTTTTTGGAGGAGCATTTAGgtaagaagctgaagaagagagttgtttttgaaggagaagaattgGATTTGTGTAAGCTGTTCAACGCAGTGAAGCGGTTTGGAGGTTATGAAAAGGTTGTCAAAGGGAAAAAATGGGGTGAAGTGTATCAGTTTATGAGCTCTGGTGAAAAGATTTCAAAGTGTGCGAAACATGTCTTGTGTCAGTTATACAAAGAGCATTTGCATGATTTCGAGAATTATCATAATCGGATGAATGTAGATGCGTCAAAGAGTTGCAAAAGGAAGATTAATGGCATTCGACGATGTTCTGAATCTCGGAGCtcgaagagaagaaaaagaaatgctGATGTGAAAAATCCCAAGGTGGAAAATGAAGAAGGGGTTGATCAAGCGTGTGAGCAATGTAAAAGTGACAAACACGGTGAAGTGATGCTTTTGTGTGATAGTTGTAATAAAGGTTGGCATATATATTGTCTATCGCCACCGTTGAAGCATATCCCACTTGGGAACTGGTATTGCCTTGAGTGTTTAAACACTGATGAAGAGACTTTTGGCTTTGTGCCTGGTAAATGCTTATTACTTGAAGATTTTAAGCGAATTGCTGATCGAGCCAAAAGAAAGTGGTTTGGTTCAGGAACAGTGTCTAGGACGCAGATAGAGAAAAAGTTTTGGGAGATAGTAGAAGGGTCAGGTGGTGAGGTTGAAGTTATGTATGGTAATGACTTGGATACTTCTGTTTACGGGAGTGGTTTTCCTCGAATAGGCGACCAAAGACCAGAATCAGTTGAGGCAGATATATGGGATGAGTATTGTGGTAGCCCCTGGAATCTCAATAACATGCCTAAGTTGAAAGGATCTATGCTTCAGGCCATTCGACATAACATTAATGGTGTTACAGTGCCTTGGCTATATCTTGGAAtgctcttctcttctttttgttggcATTTTGAGGACCATTGTTTTTACTCTGTCAATTATCTACACTG GGGAGAGGCAAAATGTTGGTATGGTATTCCAGGCAGTGCTGCTAGTGCTTTTGAAaag GTCATGCGAAAAACCCTACCCGATCTCTTTGATGCTCAGCCAGATTTGCTCTTTCAACTAGTTACCATGTTGAGTCCGACtgttttacaagaaaataaagtcCCGGTCTACACAGTATTACAG GAGCCAGGAAACTTCGTGATCACATTTCCAAAATCCTTTCATGCTGGATTCAATTTTG GTCTAAATTGTGCAGAGGCCGTCAACTTTGCTACTGCTGATTGGCTACCTTATGGTGGTTCTGGGGCGGAGCTGTATCGGCTGTACCGGAAACCTTCAGTCATATCTCATGAAGAGCTTCTCTGCGTGGTAGCTAAG GGAAACTGCTGCAATAACGAAGGGTCAATACatttgaagaaagaattgCTCAGAATATACAGCAAGGAAAAAACCTGGAGAGAGCAGCTCTGGAAAAGTGGTATTTTGAGATCTTCTCCTATGTTTGTGCCTGAATGCGCTGATTCTGTGGGCATCGAAGAG GATCCAACATGCATCATATGCCAgcagtttcttcatctttctgcTATCGTCTGCAATTGCAGGCCATCTGTTTTTGCATGCTTAGAG CACTGGAAGCATCTTTGTGAATGTGAACCTACGAAGTTGCGACTTGAATATCGTTATACCCTTGCCGAGTTAGATATGATGGTACAAGAAGTTGAAAAGTTTGGTGGGTgcaaaacacaagaaaccaaaatctcaCAACGGCCGAGTTCAGGCACCAAACGATCTATTGctttaaataaaaag CAGGAGGGAATGCAAGTGAGTCAGGCACGGCCAGCAGACAAATGGCTTCTTAGAGCATCAAAGGTTCTTGACGCTGCGTTTTCTAGTGTTGAATATGCCACCCTTTTGAAGGAATCAGAACAGTTTCTTTGGGCTGGATCAGAAATGGACCGT GTACGAGATGTTACAAAAAGTTTGAACAAAGCAAAGATATGGGCTGAAGCTGTTAGTGACTGTCTTTCAAAAGTCGAAGGTGAAGTCAACGATGATTCAATGAAAGTTCACTTGGAATTTATTGATGAGTTGCTGAGAGTTAATCCTGTTCCTTGCTTTAATTCTGGTTATCTGAAACTAAAG GACTATGCTGAAGAAGCTAGAAAATTGTCCGAGAAAATCGATTCAGCTCTCTCGAGTAGCCCAACT ATCACCCAGCTGGAGCTATTGCATTCTGAAGTCTCCAGATCGCCAATCTCCCTAAAAAAACACGAGATCTTGTCAAAGAAAATCTCTTCCGCAAAG ATGTTAGCTAAAAGGGCGAAACGCTATCTCACAGACGCTAAACCTCCAGGAATTGAAATGGATGCACTTTTCAAGCTAAATTCAGAG ATGTTAGAGCTTCATGTTCAACTTCCAGAAACAGAAGGGATTCTGGATTTGGTAAAGAAATCAGAATCAGCCCGTGATAAAAGTAACAAAGTTTTGACTGGTTCTTTATCTCTCGAG AATGTGGAAGAGTTGCTTCATGAATTCGATAGTTTCAGCATTAACGTTCCTGAGTTGAATATCCTGAGGCAGTATCATGTTGACACTTTGTCTTGGATTTCACGCTTTAATGATGTAATGGTTGATGTTCGTGAAGGCAAGGACCAACGAAAGCTAATTAGTGACCTCAGTTCCCTTCTACGGGATGGAGCATCCTTAGGCATTCAAG TTGAAGGACTCCCTCTTGTTGAAGTTGAATTGAAGAAGGCATCTTGCCGGGAAAAAGCTCGAACG GTTTATACTGCAAGAAAATCTCTGGATTTCATTGAGCAACTGCTCTCGGAAGCTGTTAT ACTACACATCGAAGAGGAGGAGATATTTGTTGAGATCTCGGGAATTTTGTCAACAGCACGGTGTTGGGAGGAAAGAGCAAGCACTATCCTTGAAAATGAAACTCAGATGTACGAGCTTAAAGATCTCGTAAG GATGTCAGTCAACATTGATGCGGTTTTACCTACTCTGCAAGGCATAGAGAACACAATCTCGTCGGCTGAAACTTGGCTTCAGAAATCTGAGCCTTTTCTATCAGCCACTTCCTCTATGGCATCATCTCCATGTTCTATGCTTGAACTTCCTGTATTAAAG GATCTAGTTACTCAGGCTAAATTGCTCAATGTTCAGCTTCAAGAGCCACGAATTCTTGAAACATTGTTGCTTAACTGCGAGAGGTGGCAGTGTGATAATCATCAGCTCTTGCAAGAAACTGAAGATTTGTTGGACAATGCGAAAATAGATGATGGCACGCATAGCAATATCCTTCCGAAGATAATGGATTTGATAACCAGAGTGGACTCCGCTAGGAGATCTGGTCTGGCCCTTGGTCTCAATTTCGATGAACTTCCCAAACTTCGAACTGCAAGTCTAAAACTAGGATGGTGTTGTAAGACCATCACGTTAAGCTCTAGCTCACCTACCTCTGAG TTGCTAGAAGATGTTGGAAAGCCCTCGTTACAGCATATTCAGCAGCACTTAAAAGAG GGACAAACACTTGAAATATTACCTGAAGAGTATTACTTAGGCAAGAGACTCATGGAGTTAAAAGACACTGGACTGGAGTGGGCAAAACGAGCTAGAAAG GTGGTAACAGACTCAGGTGCTCTTGCCTTGGAAGATGTTTTCGAGCTTATTTCTGAGGGTGAAAACTTACCTGTTCATGCAGAGCAGGAACTTCAG TCTTTACGAGCTCGGAGTATGTTACACTGCATTTGTCTAAAGCCATACAACTCAAGATCCATGGTTTCTTGTAGTCAATGTGGCGAATGGTATCACACCTATTGTTTAAAGCTTCATTGGCGGCCTAAGGCTTATGTCTGCTCCGCTTGCTGTCCACTGGCAGAAACCACTCCACAGATCGATCCCGCCAG AGCAACAGAGCCAGAGAGACCGTCTCTGAACCAAAGACGGACAAGAATGGTCGCGACTGATGCAGCAGTTAATGACTTAAAGTGGAAAACCCGAAAACACATCAAACGGACAACTAAACGGAGTCCTCAGGTTCATATTCTTCCCTGGTTTTTCACTTAA
- a CDS encoding transcription factor jumonji (jmjC) domain-containing protein (transcription factor jumonji (jmjC) domain-containing protein; FUNCTIONS IN: sequence-specific DNA binding transcription factor activity; LOCATED IN: nucleus; EXPRESSED IN: 21 plant structures; EXPRESSED DURING: 14 growth stages; CONTAINS InterPro DOMAIN/s: Transcription factor jumonji/aspartyl beta-hydroxylase (InterPro:IPR003347), PLU-1-like (InterPro:IPR013637), Zinc finger, PHD-type, conserved site (InterPro:IPR019786), Zinc finger, PHD-type (InterPro:IPR001965), Zinc finger, C5HC2-type (InterPro:IPR004198), Transcription factor jumonji (InterPro:IPR013129), Zinc finger, FYVE/PHD-type (InterPro:IPR011011); BEST Arabidopsis thaliana protein match is: Transcription factor jumonji (jmj) family protein / zinc finger (C5HC2 type) family protein (TAIR:AT1G08620.2); Has 2288 Blast hits to 1952 proteins in 202 species: Archae - 0; Bacteria - 15; Metazoa - 1333; Fungi - 459; Plants - 289; Viruses - 0; Other Eukaryotes - 192 (source: NCBI BLink).), producing MLLCDSCNKGWHIYCLSPPLKHIPLGNWYCLECLNTDEETFGFVPGKCLLLEDFKRIADRAKRKWFGSGTVSRTQIEKKFWEIVEGSGGEVEVMYGNDLDTSVYGSGFPRIGDQRPESVEADIWDEYCGSPWNLNNMPKLKGSMLQAIRHNINGVTVPWLYLGMLFSSFCWHFEDHCFYSVNYLHWGEAKCWYGIPGSAASAFEKVMRKTLPDLFDAQPDLLFQLVTMLSPTVLQENKVPVYTVLQEPGNFVITFPKSFHAGFNFGLNCAEAVNFATADWLPYGGSGAELYRLYRKPSVISHEELLCVVAKGNCCNNEGSIHLKKELLRIYSKEKTWREQLWKSGILRSSPMFVPECADSVGIEEDPTCIICQQFLHLSAIVCNCRPSVFACLEHWKHLCECEPTKLRLEYRYTLAELDMMVQEVEKFGGCKTQETKISQRPSSGTKRSIALNKKEGMQVSQARPADKWLLRASKVLDAAFSSVEYATLLKESEQFLWAGSEMDRVRDVTKSLNKAKIWAEAVSDCLSKVEGEVNDDSMKVHLEFIDELLRVNPVPCFNSGYLKLKDYAEEARKLSEKIDSALSSSPTITQLELLHSEVSRSPISLKKHEILSKKISSAKMLAKRAKRYLTDAKPPGIEMDALFKLNSEMLELHVQLPETEGILDLVKKSESARDKSNKVLTGSLSLENVEELLHEFDSFSINVPELNILRQYHVDTLSWISRFNDVMVDVREGKDQRKLISDLSSLLRDGASLGIQVEGLPLVEVELKKASCREKARTVYTARKSLDFIEQLLSEAVILHIEEEEIFVEISGILSTARCWEERASTILENETQMYELKDLVRMSVNIDAVLPTLQGIENTISSAETWLQKSEPFLSATSSMASSPCSMLELPVLKDLVTQAKLLNVQLQEPRILETLLLNCERWQCDNHQLLQETEDLLDNAKIDDGTHSNILPKIMDLITRVDSARRSGLALGLNFDELPKLRTASLKLGWCCKTITLSSSSPTSELLEDVGKPSLQHIQQHLKEGQTLEILPEEYYLGKRLMELKDTGLEWAKRARKVVTDSGALALEDVFELISEGENLPVHAEQELQSLRARSMLHCICLKPYNSRSMVSCSQCGEWYHTYCLKLHWRPKAYVCSACCPLAETTPQIDPARATEPERPSLNQRRTRMVATDAAVNDLKWKTRKHIKRTTKRSPQVHILPWFFT from the exons ATGCTTTTGTGTGATAGTTGTAATAAAGGTTGGCATATATATTGTCTATCGCCACCGTTGAAGCATATCCCACTTGGGAACTGGTATTGCCTTGAGTGTTTAAACACTGATGAAGAGACTTTTGGCTTTGTGCCTGGTAAATGCTTATTACTTGAAGATTTTAAGCGAATTGCTGATCGAGCCAAAAGAAAGTGGTTTGGTTCAGGAACAGTGTCTAGGACGCAGATAGAGAAAAAGTTTTGGGAGATAGTAGAAGGGTCAGGTGGTGAGGTTGAAGTTATGTATGGTAATGACTTGGATACTTCTGTTTACGGGAGTGGTTTTCCTCGAATAGGCGACCAAAGACCAGAATCAGTTGAGGCAGATATATGGGATGAGTATTGTGGTAGCCCCTGGAATCTCAATAACATGCCTAAGTTGAAAGGATCTATGCTTCAGGCCATTCGACATAACATTAATGGTGTTACAGTGCCTTGGCTATATCTTGGAAtgctcttctcttctttttgttggcATTTTGAGGACCATTGTTTTTACTCTGTCAATTATCTACACTG GGGAGAGGCAAAATGTTGGTATGGTATTCCAGGCAGTGCTGCTAGTGCTTTTGAAaag GTCATGCGAAAAACCCTACCCGATCTCTTTGATGCTCAGCCAGATTTGCTCTTTCAACTAGTTACCATGTTGAGTCCGACtgttttacaagaaaataaagtcCCGGTCTACACAGTATTACAG GAGCCAGGAAACTTCGTGATCACATTTCCAAAATCCTTTCATGCTGGATTCAATTTTG GTCTAAATTGTGCAGAGGCCGTCAACTTTGCTACTGCTGATTGGCTACCTTATGGTGGTTCTGGGGCGGAGCTGTATCGGCTGTACCGGAAACCTTCAGTCATATCTCATGAAGAGCTTCTCTGCGTGGTAGCTAAG GGAAACTGCTGCAATAACGAAGGGTCAATACatttgaagaaagaattgCTCAGAATATACAGCAAGGAAAAAACCTGGAGAGAGCAGCTCTGGAAAAGTGGTATTTTGAGATCTTCTCCTATGTTTGTGCCTGAATGCGCTGATTCTGTGGGCATCGAAGAG GATCCAACATGCATCATATGCCAgcagtttcttcatctttctgcTATCGTCTGCAATTGCAGGCCATCTGTTTTTGCATGCTTAGAG CACTGGAAGCATCTTTGTGAATGTGAACCTACGAAGTTGCGACTTGAATATCGTTATACCCTTGCCGAGTTAGATATGATGGTACAAGAAGTTGAAAAGTTTGGTGGGTgcaaaacacaagaaaccaaaatctcaCAACGGCCGAGTTCAGGCACCAAACGATCTATTGctttaaataaaaag GAGGGAATGCAAGTGAGTCAGGCACGGCCAGCAGACAAATGGCTTCTTAGAGCATCAAAGGTTCTTGACGCTGCGTTTTCTAGTGTTGAATATGCCACCCTTTTGAAGGAATCAGAACAGTTTCTTTGGGCTGGATCAGAAATGGACCGT GTACGAGATGTTACAAAAAGTTTGAACAAAGCAAAGATATGGGCTGAAGCTGTTAGTGACTGTCTTTCAAAAGTCGAAGGTGAAGTCAACGATGATTCAATGAAAGTTCACTTGGAATTTATTGATGAGTTGCTGAGAGTTAATCCTGTTCCTTGCTTTAATTCTGGTTATCTGAAACTAAAG GACTATGCTGAAGAAGCTAGAAAATTGTCCGAGAAAATCGATTCAGCTCTCTCGAGTAGCCCAACT ATCACCCAGCTGGAGCTATTGCATTCTGAAGTCTCCAGATCGCCAATCTCCCTAAAAAAACACGAGATCTTGTCAAAGAAAATCTCTTCCGCAAAG ATGTTAGCTAAAAGGGCGAAACGCTATCTCACAGACGCTAAACCTCCAGGAATTGAAATGGATGCACTTTTCAAGCTAAATTCAGAG ATGTTAGAGCTTCATGTTCAACTTCCAGAAACAGAAGGGATTCTGGATTTGGTAAAGAAATCAGAATCAGCCCGTGATAAAAGTAACAAAGTTTTGACTGGTTCTTTATCTCTCGAG AATGTGGAAGAGTTGCTTCATGAATTCGATAGTTTCAGCATTAACGTTCCTGAGTTGAATATCCTGAGGCAGTATCATGTTGACACTTTGTCTTGGATTTCACGCTTTAATGATGTAATGGTTGATGTTCGTGAAGGCAAGGACCAACGAAAGCTAATTAGTGACCTCAGTTCCCTTCTACGGGATGGAGCATCCTTAGGCATTCAAG TTGAAGGACTCCCTCTTGTTGAAGTTGAATTGAAGAAGGCATCTTGCCGGGAAAAAGCTCGAACG GTTTATACTGCAAGAAAATCTCTGGATTTCATTGAGCAACTGCTCTCGGAAGCTGTTAT ACTACACATCGAAGAGGAGGAGATATTTGTTGAGATCTCGGGAATTTTGTCAACAGCACGGTGTTGGGAGGAAAGAGCAAGCACTATCCTTGAAAATGAAACTCAGATGTACGAGCTTAAAGATCTCGTAAG GATGTCAGTCAACATTGATGCGGTTTTACCTACTCTGCAAGGCATAGAGAACACAATCTCGTCGGCTGAAACTTGGCTTCAGAAATCTGAGCCTTTTCTATCAGCCACTTCCTCTATGGCATCATCTCCATGTTCTATGCTTGAACTTCCTGTATTAAAG GATCTAGTTACTCAGGCTAAATTGCTCAATGTTCAGCTTCAAGAGCCACGAATTCTTGAAACATTGTTGCTTAACTGCGAGAGGTGGCAGTGTGATAATCATCAGCTCTTGCAAGAAACTGAAGATTTGTTGGACAATGCGAAAATAGATGATGGCACGCATAGCAATATCCTTCCGAAGATAATGGATTTGATAACCAGAGTGGACTCCGCTAGGAGATCTGGTCTGGCCCTTGGTCTCAATTTCGATGAACTTCCCAAACTTCGAACTGCAAGTCTAAAACTAGGATGGTGTTGTAAGACCATCACGTTAAGCTCTAGCTCACCTACCTCTGAG TTGCTAGAAGATGTTGGAAAGCCCTCGTTACAGCATATTCAGCAGCACTTAAAAGAG GGACAAACACTTGAAATATTACCTGAAGAGTATTACTTAGGCAAGAGACTCATGGAGTTAAAAGACACTGGACTGGAGTGGGCAAAACGAGCTAGAAAG GTGGTAACAGACTCAGGTGCTCTTGCCTTGGAAGATGTTTTCGAGCTTATTTCTGAGGGTGAAAACTTACCTGTTCATGCAGAGCAGGAACTTCAG TCTTTACGAGCTCGGAGTATGTTACACTGCATTTGTCTAAAGCCATACAACTCAAGATCCATGGTTTCTTGTAGTCAATGTGGCGAATGGTATCACACCTATTGTTTAAAGCTTCATTGGCGGCCTAAGGCTTATGTCTGCTCCGCTTGCTGTCCACTGGCAGAAACCACTCCACAGATCGATCCCGCCAG AGCAACAGAGCCAGAGAGACCGTCTCTGAACCAAAGACGGACAAGAATGGTCGCGACTGATGCAGCAGTTAATGACTTAAAGTGGAAAACCCGAAAACACATCAAACGGACAACTAAACGGAGTCCTCAGGTTCATATTCTTCCCTGGTTTTTCACTTAA
- the BSK7 gene encoding kinase with tetratricopeptide repeat domain-containing protein (Protein kinase protein with tetratricopeptide repeat domain; FUNCTIONS IN: protein serine/threonine kinase activity, binding, protein kinase activity, ATP binding; INVOLVED IN: protein amino acid phosphorylation; LOCATED IN: plasma membrane; EXPRESSED IN: 24 plant structures; EXPRESSED DURING: 14 growth stages; CONTAINS InterPro DOMAIN/s: Protein kinase, catalytic domain (InterPro:IPR000719), Tetratricopeptide-like helical (InterPro:IPR011990), Serine/threonine-protein kinase domain (InterPro:IPR002290), Tyrosine-protein kinase, catalytic domain (InterPro:IPR020635), Serine-threonine/tyrosine-protein kinase (InterPro:IPR001245), Protein kinase-like domain (InterPro:IPR011009); BEST Arabidopsis thaliana protein match is: Protein kinase protein with tetratricopeptide repeat domain (TAIR:AT5G41260.1); Has 34543 Blast hits to 34010 proteins in 1386 species: Archae - 8; Bacteria - 2627; Metazoa - 7585; Fungi - 183; Plants - 22470; Viruses - 98; Other Eukaryotes - 1572 (source: NCBI BLink).) produces MGCEVSKLCAFCCVSDPEGSNHGVTGLDEDRRGEGNDLPQFREFSIETLRNATSGFATENIVSEHGEKAPNVVYKGKLDNQRRIAVKRFNRKAWPDSRQFLEEAKAVGQLRNYRMANLLGCCYEGEERLLVAEFMPNETLAKHLFHWESQPMKWAMRLRVALHIAQALEYCTGKGRALYHDLNAYRVLFDDDSNPRLSCFGLMKNSRDGKSYSTNLAFTPPEYLRTGRVTPESVMYSYGTLLLDLLSGKHIPPSHALDLIRDRNIQMLIDSCLEGQFSSDDGTELIRLASRCLQYEPRERPNPKSLVTAMIPLQKDLETPSHQLMGIPSSASTTPLSPLGEACLRTDLTAIHEILEKLSYKDDEGAATELSFQMWTNQMQDSLNFKKKGDVAFRHKEFANAIDCYSQFIEGGTMVSPTVYARRSLCYLMNEMPQEALNDAMQAQVISPAWHIASYLQAVALSALGQENEAHAALKDGSMLESKRNRL; encoded by the exons ATGGGTTGTGAGGTTTCAAAGTTATGTGCATTTTGTTGTGTTTCTGATCCTGAAGGATCTAATCATGGTGTCACAGGGTTAG ATGAAGATAGGAGAGGTGAAGGGAATGATTTGCCTCAGTTTCGTGAATTCTCAATTGAGACGTTGAGGAACGCAACATCAGGATTTGCTACAGAGAATATAGTATCAGAGCATGGTGAAAAAGCTCCAAATGTTGTGTATAAAGGGAAATTGGATAATCAAAGACGTATTGCTGTTAAAAGGTTTAATAGGAAAGCTTGGCCTGATTCTCGTCAGTTTCTG gaGGAAGCTAAAGCTGTTGGTCAATTAAGGAATTATAGAATGGCAAATCTTCTTGGATGTTGTTATGAAGGTGAAGAGAGACTTCTTGTTGCTGAGTTTATGCCTAATGAAACTTTGGCTAAGCATCTTTTCCATT ggGAGTCACAACCGATGAAGTGGGCGATGCGACTAAGAGTAGCTTTACATATTGCTCAAGCTTTAGAATATTGTACTGGCAAAGGACGTGCACTCTACCATGACTTAAATGCTTATAGAGTTCTCTTTGATGAT gACTCAAATCCAAGACTTTCATGCTTCGGTCTGATGAAAAATAGTAGAGACGGAAAGAGTTATAGCACCAACCTGGCGTTCACTCCTCCAGAGTATCTCAGAACAG GTCGTGTGACACCAGAAAGTGTGATGTACAGTTATGGAACTCTGTTGCTTGATCTTCTTAGTGGAAAACACATTCCTCCAAGTCAT GCTCTGGACCTCATACGGGACAGGAACATTCAAATGTTGATCGACTCATGCTTGGAGGGTCAATTTTCAAGCGACGACGGGACTGAACTAATACGGTTAGCTTCTAGATGCTTGCAGTATGAGCCCCGGGAGCGGCCTAACCCGAAGTCTTTAGTTACTGCAATGATCCCTCTACAGAAGGATCTTGAG ACTCCTTCTCATCAACTGATGGGCATACCAAGCAGCGCCTCAACGACACCCCTTTCACCACTTGGAGAAGCATGCCTAAGAACAGATCTAACTGCCATACATGAGATTCTTGAAAAGCTTAGCTATAAAGATGACGAGGGTGCAGCAACAGAG CTTTCGTTCCAGATGTGGACCAATCAGATGCAGGACTCGCTGAACTTCAAGAAGAAGGGTGATGTTGCTTTCCGACATAAAGAATTTGCAAATGCCATCGACTGCTATTCTCAG TTCATTGAGGGTGGGACAATGGTTTCCCCGACTGTTTATGCAAGAAGAAGTCTGTGTTACCTAATGAATGAGATGCCCCAAGAGGCGCTGAATGATGCAATGCAAGCCCAAGTGATATCTCCGGCTTGGCATATCGCATCGTATCTTCAAGCTGTAGCTCTATCAGCTCTAGGACAAGAGAACGAAGCA